In the genome of Massilia sp. W12, the window ATGGAGCTGTGAGCGTGATGTCAGACATCAAGCGCGGCAGCCCCGAGAGCAATCAACACGCGTGCGGCATTACGCCATTTCGCCGCGCACCAGATATTCAAGCAGAGCTTTTTGCACATGTAAGCGGTTTTCCGCCTCATCCCACACCACCGATTGCGGGCCGTCAATCACCTCGGCTGCGACTTCCTCGCCGCGATGGGCCGGCAGGCAGTGCATGAAGAGCGCATCGGCGGCGGCGCGCTGCATTTTGGCCTGGTCGATGATCCAGCCGTCAAAGGCTTTTAAGCGCGCCTCGTTTTCCGCCTCATAGCCCATGCTGGTCCACACATCGGTATTCACCAGATGCGCGCCGGCGCAGGCTTCGGCGGGATCGTCAAACAGGGTGTAGCAATCATTGTCGCCCACTAATTGCAGATCCAGCGGATAGGCGCGCGGGGTCGAGACGCGCAGATGAAAACCGAACAGCCTGGCCGCCTGCAGCCACGAATACAGCATATTGTTGGCGTCGCCGACCCAGGCCACCTGCTTGCCACGGATCTCGCCGCGATGCTCGATAAAGGTGAACACATCCGCCAACACCTGGCAGGGATGATGTTCATTGGTCAAACCATTGATCACCGGCACGCGCGAATATTCAGCAAAGCGCTCGATGATTTCCTGGCCGAAGGTGCGCACCATGAGAATGTCGCACATGCGCGACATTACCTGGCCGGCGTCTTCCACCGGCTCGCCGCGTCCTAATTGGCTGTCGCGCGTGGGCAGATAAATCGCCGCGCCGCCTAACTGGTGCATGCCGGCTTCAAACGATAAACGGGTGCGGGTGGAGCTTTTGTCGAACACCATCACCAGGGTGCGGTCGATCAGGGTGTGGTGCGGTTCGTAGTGCTTGAATTTGCGTTTGATCAGAGACGCGCGCGCTATCAGATATTCAAATTCCTTGAGACTGAAGTCAGAAAATTGCAAGAAGTGTTTGATCGACATGGCTGTGGTTTCTTGAGAAGAGTCAAATCGATTATAAAGGCATTTTTTACAACGCGAACAAGCCGCGCGGGATTTTTTGCGCAGTGCAGCATCCGGCTTGCCGCTTGTGGCGCCCCTGTCAGCCAGCGACCTTGTTGCTTTGTGTTTTTGATAATTTTGACATGCTGCAGGAATCTGCATGCAAACGGTTGCACGCCAC includes:
- the argF gene encoding ornithine carbamoyltransferase yields the protein MSIKHFLQFSDFSLKEFEYLIARASLIKRKFKHYEPHHTLIDRTLVMVFDKSSTRTRLSFEAGMHQLGGAAIYLPTRDSQLGRGEPVEDAGQVMSRMCDILMVRTFGQEIIERFAEYSRVPVINGLTNEHHPCQVLADVFTFIEHRGEIRGKQVAWVGDANNMLYSWLQAARLFGFHLRVSTPRAYPLDLQLVGDNDCYTLFDDPAEACAGAHLVNTDVWTSMGYEAENEARLKAFDGWIIDQAKMQRAAADALFMHCLPAHRGEEVAAEVIDGPQSVVWDEAENRLHVQKALLEYLVRGEMA